From the genome of Gemmatimonadaceae bacterium:
GGGGCGGATGCGGCAGAACTGTGACGGGACCGCATGACGTGAAGAATAAGCCAGTTGGGCACCTCGAGCGCACCGTTTTGTCATCCTGACCCTAGGCGAAGCGACGGGGAAGGACTCCTTGCTCAGCGGAGCGCTGGTCAGAGCTCCTCCGCCGGGACGGGGGTCCCTCGACTGCGGCGCTGCGCGCCTTCGCTCGGGATGACAATAAGCGGAGCCGCTGCGCGCCTTCGCTCGGGATGACAATAAGCGGAGCGGCTCGCACGCGTTGCACGACCCGCCGCCGAGCTGCAATTTGGCTCCGATGCACCTCACTGAACTTTTCACCTTCTCGTTTCGCAGCCGGGCCGACCGCGTCGGATTGGAGTACGCGACCGGCGATGGCTCGATCGCGTCGCTCACCTTCGGCGAGCTCGACGCCCGCGCGAGCCGCATGGCGCACGAACTTACGGTGCGCGGGCTCGAGAAGGGCGATCGGCTGTGCATCCATCTGCCGAATTCCGTCGAGTTCATCGACATCTTCCTCGCCTGCACGCGGCTCGGCATCGTGCTCGTGCCGATCAACGTGTTGTATCGCGAGCGCGAGCTGCGGCACATCATCGCCGACTCCGAACCCAAGGGCGTGATCGTGCGACGCGATTCGGACGCGGTGTATCCGAGCGATGCGCCGATCTGGTATCTCGACGACGTCGCTGACGGCGCGGGGATGCGCGCCGCGACACACCCCGACGTTTCAATCGACGGCGACGACCCGGCGCTCATCATCTACACATCGGGCACGACCGGCACCGCGAAGGGCGCGGTGCTGACGCACAACAATCTCGCGTCGAATGGCATCACGCTCGCGACGGTGTGGCGCTTCTCGGAAGCCGATCGCTACGTCGCGATGCTGCCGCTCTTTCACGTCCACGGACTCGGCAACGGTCTGCACTGCTGGCTGATCAGCGGCTGCCGAATGCGATTGCTCGAGCGCTTCGATCACCACACGACACCGGCTCTGCTCGCCGAGTTCAAGCCGACGGTCGTCTTTGGCGTGCCGACGATCTATGTGCGATTGCTCGACGAGCGATGCGTCTCCGACGCGCAAGCCGCGGCAATCGCGAGCGATGCCCGTCTGTTCGTATCGGGCTCGGCGCCACTGCCGGCGCACGTCCACGAGGCATTTCGCGCGCGCTTCGGCCACACGATCGTCGAGCGTTACGGGATGAGCGAGGCGTTGATGATCGTCAGCAATCCGTACGACGGCGAACGTCGTGCAGGTTCCGTCGGCACGCCGCTGCCCGGCGTCTCGGCGCGACTCGTCGGCGAAGATGGAAGCGTGCTCGGCGTCGACGAGGTTGGCGAAGTCGAAATTCGGTCGCCGCATCTCTTCTCCGGATATTGGCGGCGTCCGGACGCAACCGCGGCGGCGTTTCACGATGGCTGGTTTCGCACCGGCGATCTCGGCACCCGCACGGCGGACGGCTACTACACGCTCCGCGGCCGCAAGGGTGATCTCATCATCAGCGGCGGCTTCAACATTTATCCTCGCGAGATAGAAGAATTATTGGTCGAGGATCCGCGCGTGCGCGAGGCAACGGTGGTCGGCATGCCCGACGACGTCCGCGGCGAAGTTCCGATTGCGTACGTCTGCGCCGACGACACACTCGACTTGACGGAGCTCGAACGACTATGCCGGACACAACTCGCGTCGTTCAAGGTGCCACGCCGCTTCGTGCGTCTGGAGACGCTGCCGCGGACGGCGCTGGGCAAAGTGCAGAAGCATCTCTTGCCGCGGACGTCATCCTGAGCGGCGGGGCCCGCACGCCGTTGAATCGCCAGCAGATCGCCGGCTTCTGGGCAGCATGGGGCGGTTGGCTCCTCGACGGCATGGATTCGGTGATCTACGCGCTGGTTCTCGCACCCGCGTTGACGGAATTGCTGCCGCGTTCAGGCATGACGGCGTCGCCCGCGAACATCGGGTTCGTCGGCTCGATTCTGTTCGCGGTGTTTCTGGCAGGCTGGGGTTCGTCGTTCGTGTGGGGACCGATCGCCGACAAGTTCGGCCGCACGCGCTCGCTCGCCGCGACGATCCTGATGTACGCGATCTTCACCGGCCTCGCCGCATTTTCGACGAACGTCTGGCAACTCGGCATCTTCCGTTTTTTCGCCGGTGTCGGCGTGGGCGGCGAATGGTCGATGGCCGGAACCTATGTCGCCGAAGCGTGGCCGGAGGACCGGCGTGCGATGGGCGCCGGCTATCTCCAGACGGGCTACTACTTCGGCTTCTTCGTCGCGGCCGCGCTCAACTACACCGTCGGCGCGCATTTCGGCTGGCGCGCGATGTTCCTGTGCGGTTTCGTGCCTGTCATAGTCTCATTATACACGTTTTCTAATATCCGCGAATCGCCGCGCTGGAAGGCGCACGAGACCGAAGCCAAGCGCGCGCATCCACTGCGCGAGATCTTCGGGGCCGAGTATAGGCGGCGAACTATGGTCAATGCGGCGCTGCTGACGGTGGCGATCATCGGACTGTGGGCCGGCGCCGTCTATGAGCCGACGGCGATCGTGACGCTGGCGAAGAAGGCGGGTATGACGGCGGCCGGCGCGGCGAAAATGGTCTCGGTCGGCACCGGCGTCCTGTCGGTCGGTACGATACTCGGCTGCATCTGCCTGCCGGTGGTGGCCGAGCGGTGGGGGCGGAGGCTGACGCTGGCATTGTACTTCGTGGGGATGATGATCACGATTCCGCTGGCGTTCGGCTGGGCGTTCTATCTGGAGCATGGACTGGTTCCGTTCATCGTGATTCTGTTCTTCATGGGATTCGCCGGCGGGAACTTCGCGGCGTTCAGCTTGTGGTTGCCGGAGCAGTACGACACGCGGGTGAGAGCGACGGCGTTTGCGTTCACGACGTCTGTCGGGCGATTTGTTGGAGCCGGCGTCAACTTTTTGCTCGCGGGGATGGTGTTGAGGATGGGGACGTTGGGAGTGCCGGTGGCGTGGACGGGGGTAGTGTTTGGCCTGGGCGTGCTGGTCGTGCCGCTGGCGATTGAGACGAGAGGGAAAGGTCTGCCCGCCTAGAAAATTTAGTGCAACACAAGCAACGAACTACGACAAGATCAGACCACGTCCGACCAGATCCGTAAACCAACTGCAGTTGACGCCGTCTCCGTGACGGTCCGTGTACGTCCGACTTTTTCCGTGGCCTATGCTCAGACATCTTCGCACCGCGCTGGCCATTCTCCTCGCGGCCCCGCTCTCTCTGACGGCACAATTTCCCGTCACCTGGCGCTCGATCGGTCCGGTGAACACCGGCGGACGCATCGACGACATCGCGGTCGCGCGCGTCGCCGGCGAGCCCGATGCGATCTACATCGCCACCGCCAGCGGCGGAGTATTCAAGAGCTCGAATAACGGCGTGTCGTTTCAGCCTGTCTTCGACAAGGTCGACGCGATGATGTCCATCGGCGCGATCGCGGTTGCCCCCTCATCGCCACAGACCGTCTTTGCCGGCACGGGCGAGGCGAACACCCGCCAGAGCTCCAGCTGGGGCGACGGAGTCTACAAGAGCACCGACGGCGGCAAGACATGGGCGAACGTCGGGCTGCGCGACACGAAGTCCATCGGCCGCATCGTCGTCGATCCGACGGATCCGAACATCGTCTACGTCGCGGCGCAGGGACACCTTTGGGGACCGAATGCCGAGCGTGGCGTATTCAAGACTTCTGATGGCGGGCGGACGTGGAGCAAGGTGCTGTTCGTCGACGAGAACACCGGCGCGAACGACCTCGTGATCGATCCCGCCGATCCGCGAACGTTGTATGCGTCGACCTATCAGCGAGAGCGGCGTACCTGGGGATTCAACGGTGGCGGACCGGGCTCGGGGATCTACAAGACGACGGACGCCGGCGCGCACTGGACGAAGCTCACGACCGGGCTGCCGTCGGACGACAAGGGTCGTATCGCGCTCGCGATCTACGCGACCGACCCGCGCATCGTGTACGCCACGATCGAAGCTCGCGCCGGCGAGCAAGGCATTTACGCCACTACCGACGCCGGGGCCACGTGGACCAGGACGTCGTCCCTCAACACGCGACCTAACTATTTCTCGCAGATCCGCATCGACCCCACCGACAAAGCCCGAGTGTACACGCTCGGCTCGAATCGCGGTTTCTACATCTCTAATGACGGCGGACACGCGTTCACGGAGCTTTTCAGTAACGTTCACGGCGAGGATCATGCGCTGTGGATCGACCCGGCGGACGGTAACCACATGATCATCGCCGGCGACGGCGGCGTGTCGATCTCGTGGGATCGCGGCACGACGTGGGATTTCCGCCGCAACATGCCGATCGGCCAGTTCTACGAGGTCGACGTCGACAACAGCGTGCCGTTTCGCGTGTGCGGCGGACTCCAGGACAACGGCGTGTGGTGCACCCCGAGCGCGGTGCGGGATCGCAACGGGATCGCGGACCGGGATGCGTGGAACATCGGCGGCGGCGACGGCTTTCACGCGCACTTCGATCCCGCGAACGACAACCTCGTGTTGCAATCCAGCCAGAACGGCAACGCGGCGTGGGTGAACATCACGACGCTCGAGCGGCAACCGGTTCGTCCGGGCTCGGGCGACAGGCCGCAGATCCCTCCTCCGCCGCCGGGCAAAGGCTATCGCTGGAATTGGGACACGCCGATCGTCGTGTCGCATCATGATCCGCGCGTGTGGTTCATGGGCGCGCAGTATCTCTTCAAGAGCACCGATCGCGGATCGAGCTGGCAGAAGATCAGCCCCGATCTCACGCTCGACATCAATCGCGATACGCTGAAGATGATGGGTGCGGTGGTCGGACCGAACGCGCTCTCGCGCCACGACGGTCAGACGAGCTATGGCTCGCTGACGACGATCGGCGAGTCGCCGCTCGATACGAAGGTGATCTACACCGGCAGCGACGACGGCCAGCTGCAGCTCACCCGCGACGGCGGGAAGACGTGGACGAATCTCACGAAGAACGTGACGGGCTTGCCCGAACAGACGTACGTGAGCGCGGTGCTGCCGTCGAAGTACAAGGCGGGCCGCGTGTATGCGACATTCGACGGACACTTCATGGATGATTACAAGCCGTATGTCTACGTGAGCGAGGATTACGGCGCGACGTGGCGCTCGCTCGCGAATGGGCTGCCGGAGACGTCGGTCAACCGCATCCGCGAGCATCCGACGAATCCGCGCGTGCTGGTGATCGGCCACGCGCGCGGCGTGCACTTCTCGAACGACGGCGGCGCGACCTGGACGTCGCTCGCGACGAATCTGCCGACGGTGCCGGTGAACGATCTGATCTTTCAGCAGCGCGACAATGCGCTCGTCATCGGCACGCACGGGCGCGGCATCTGGGTGCTCGACGACGTATCGCCGCTCGCCTGGCTGGACGCAGAGGCGCGCACCGCGACCGCCACGATGCTCCCGATCCACGCCGCGCGCCTCATGAGCACGCACACGCCGCAAGCGTGGTATGGCGAGGGCGAACACTTCGCGCCAAATCCCGAGTGGGACGCGGTGATCGAGTACAATCTACGCGACGCCGCGAGCGGGCCGGCACAGGTCACGGTCACCGACCTGAGCGGGAAGGTTATCAGAGAACTCAAAGGACCGGCCGCGAAGGGCATGAATCGCGTGGTGTGGAATCTTCGTTATGACTCGCCGGTGGATTCGACGAACGTGCCCGGCGCCGGCGGCCGCGGTGGACGTGGCGGCGGCGGCCGAGGTGGACCGCCGGCGGCGGTGCCGGTGGGCTTCGCGCGCGGCGGAGAGGGCGAAGGCGGAGGACGCGGCGGACCACCGGTCGGACCACTCGTCATGCCGGGCTCGTACAACGTGCGAGTCAACGTGCCGGGCATCGACATGGCGCTCACGGGCCGAGTTGCCGTCGAGGCGGATCCGCTGCCGAGGTTCTCAGCGGCCGATCGCGCCACGCGGCAGGCGATCCTCATGCGCATATACGACTGGAGCAAGACACTCGGACAGGCGCGCATTCGCGTCCGGTCGCTTCATGCGGATTCTCTAACGATCGATTCCCTGCGGACCCGCATCGATCGCGCGTTCACGGCGATGAATGCGCAGCGCGGTCCCATCGAGGGATGGAGCGGCGCACCGACGGTCGATCAACAGAAGGCCGTCGGGTACGCGATCGACGATGCGACGAAGGCGCTGGCGGATCTCAAGCGGCTCGAGGGTCCGGCGGCATCACCAAAGAAGAAGGGACAATGACGCAACGACTCAACGCCGCGCAGGCGGCGCCGCAGGCCTACCACGCGATGTTGGCGCTCGAGAAGTTCGTGAAGGAATCCGGACTCGAGCGCTCACTGATCGAGCTCGTGAAGTTGCGGGCGTCGTACATCAATGGCTGCGCGTACTGCGTGGACATGCACACCAAGGATGCGCGCGCCGAAGGCGAAACCGAGCAGCGATTGTACGCCGTCGCGGTGTGGCGCGAGACGCCGTTCTTCACGCCGCGCGAACGAGCGGCGCTTGCGTTCGCGGAGGCGGTCACGAACATCTCGCACGGCGGCGTGCCGGACGACGTGTACAATGAGGCACGACAACACTTCACGGATGCCGAGCTGGTGAATCTCACGATGGCGA
Proteins encoded in this window:
- a CDS encoding carboxymuconolactone decarboxylase family protein, whose protein sequence is MTQRLNAAQAAPQAYHAMLALEKFVKESGLERSLIELVKLRASYINGCAYCVDMHTKDARAEGETEQRLYAVAVWRETPFFTPRERAALAFAEAVTNISHGGVPDDVYNEARQHFTDAELVNLTMAIVTINGWNRLAITFQADVGSYQPPARAAGER
- a CDS encoding MFS transporter, producing the protein MNRQQIAGFWAAWGGWLLDGMDSVIYALVLAPALTELLPRSGMTASPANIGFVGSILFAVFLAGWGSSFVWGPIADKFGRTRSLAATILMYAIFTGLAAFSTNVWQLGIFRFFAGVGVGGEWSMAGTYVAEAWPEDRRAMGAGYLQTGYYFGFFVAAALNYTVGAHFGWRAMFLCGFVPVIVSLYTFSNIRESPRWKAHETEAKRAHPLREIFGAEYRRRTMVNAALLTVAIIGLWAGAVYEPTAIVTLAKKAGMTAAGAAKMVSVGTGVLSVGTILGCICLPVVAERWGRRLTLALYFVGMMITIPLAFGWAFYLEHGLVPFIVILFFMGFAGGNFAAFSLWLPEQYDTRVRATAFAFTTSVGRFVGAGVNFLLAGMVLRMGTLGVPVAWTGVVFGLGVLVVPLAIETRGKGLPA
- a CDS encoding AMP-binding protein, whose amino-acid sequence is MHLTELFTFSFRSRADRVGLEYATGDGSIASLTFGELDARASRMAHELTVRGLEKGDRLCIHLPNSVEFIDIFLACTRLGIVLVPINVLYRERELRHIIADSEPKGVIVRRDSDAVYPSDAPIWYLDDVADGAGMRAATHPDVSIDGDDPALIIYTSGTTGTAKGAVLTHNNLASNGITLATVWRFSEADRYVAMLPLFHVHGLGNGLHCWLISGCRMRLLERFDHHTTPALLAEFKPTVVFGVPTIYVRLLDERCVSDAQAAAIASDARLFVSGSAPLPAHVHEAFRARFGHTIVERYGMSEALMIVSNPYDGERRAGSVGTPLPGVSARLVGEDGSVLGVDEVGEVEIRSPHLFSGYWRRPDATAAAFHDGWFRTGDLGTRTADGYYTLRGRKGDLIISGGFNIYPREIEELLVEDPRVREATVVGMPDDVRGEVPIAYVCADDTLDLTELERLCRTQLASFKVPRRFVRLETLPRTALGKVQKHLLPRTSS